A window of the Phaseolus vulgaris cultivar G19833 chromosome 5, P. vulgaris v2.0, whole genome shotgun sequence genome harbors these coding sequences:
- the LOC137834663 gene encoding putative pentatricopeptide repeat-containing protein At3g11460, mitochondrial isoform X1: MKALSFLLRSCTAHSAALQCHAQSFIQGLLPNSIIQTDLLLLYSKLGLLHEARKVFDKMLDRKNMYSWNVMIASYAQNCMYADALVVFREFKFCGLRPDHYTLPPLFKASVGVDDSSIGSTCHGLVIRLGYEGYVVVANSVLEFYVKYGAVSQACCVFSNMLCTDSVTWNLMILGFGRAGLCSNAMHCFREMLSLGGMRVDFMTLPSVLNACGKEGDLLKVREVHGHVVRSFGFDVDAAIGNALIDVYGKCGCLKDSEKVFRTMHFLNLVTWTTMISCYGAHGKGEESLLLFKKMVDEGFRPNPVTLTAILTSCSRSGLIDQGKQIFSSICSDYGFEPTVEHYACMVDLLSRRGYLFEALELLQSVKSSETGSMWGALLAGCVMHKNVEVGEIAAHRLFQLEPNNASNYIALSGIYQSLGMVDSLSIIKAKMRDLGLVKIPACSWINIAGRIHIRSSGPVSSTSSDDLQNTNYLTNDQGVENLLHDHDDTLIKGF; encoded by the exons AT GAAAGCATTGTCATTCCTGCTTCGAAGTTGCACAGCACATTCTGCAGCTTTGCAATGCCATGCACAAAGCTTCATCCAAGGTTTGCTTCCCAACAGCATTATCCAAACTGACCTCTTGTTGCTGTACTCTAAACTGGGCCTTCTCCATGAAGCTCGCAAGGTGTTTGATAAAATGCTCGACAGAAAGAACATGTACTCATGGAATGTCATGATTGCCTCCTATGCCCAGAATTGCATGTATGCCGATGCCTTGGTGGTTTTTCGCGAGTTCAAGTTCTGTGGCCTTAGGCCGGATCACTATACCCTGCCCCCATTGTTCAAGGCTTCTGTAGGAGTGGATGATTCTTCCATTGGTAGTACGTGTCATGGTTTGGTTATAAGGCTTGGGTATGAAGGATACGTTGTTGTGGCAAATTCTGTGCTTGAGTTTTATGTTAAGTATGGGGCTGTGTCTCAGGCTTGTTGTGTGTTTTCCAACATGTTATGTACGGATTCTGTGACGTGGAATTTGATGATCTTGGGGTTTGGAAGGGCCGGTTTGTGTTCAAATGCAATGCATTGTTTTAGGGAGATGCTAAGCTTGGGTGGGATGAGGGTGGATTTCATGACTCTTCCTAGCGTTTTGAATGCATGTGGAAAGGAAGGAGACTTGTTGAAGGTGAGAGAAGTCCATGGGCATGTAGTGAGAAGCTTTGGTTTTGATGTGGATGCTGCCATCGGGAATGCATTGATTGATGTGTATGGCAAGTGTGGATGCTTGAAAGATTCAGAAAAGGTTTTTAGGACAATGCACTTCCTGAATTTAGTCACGTGGACCACCATGATCTCTTGTTATGGGGCACATGGAAAGGGGGAGGAATCTCTTTTGCTATTTAAGAAAATGGTAGATGAAGGTTTTAGGCCAAACCCTGTCACCCTCACAGCAATCTTGACCAGTTGTAGCCGTTCAGGTCTGATAGATCAAGGCAAGCAGATTTTCAGCTCAATTTGTTCAGATTATGGATTTGAGCCTACTGTTGAGCATTATGCTTGTATGGTGGATCTTCTGAGCCGCCGTGGGTATCTTTTTGAAGCACTTGAGTTGTTACAAAGTGTTAAATCATCAGAAACAGGAAGCATGTGGGGTGCCCTTCTTGCTGGTTGTGTAATGCATAAAAATGTTGAAGTTGGAGAAATTGCAGCTCATCGACTATTCCAATTAGAACCAAATAATGCTAGCAACTACATAGCTTTGAGTGGTATCTATCAATCTCTTGGTATGGTAGATAGCTTGTCAATTATTAAAGCAAAAATGAGGGACTTAGGTTTGGTTAAAATTCCTGCTTGTAGCTGGATCAATATTGCTGGAAGAATCCACATTCGATCAAGCGGACCTGTCTCATCCACTAGCTCAGATGATTTGCAAAATACTAATTATTTGACTAATGATCAGGGAGTAGAAAATCTTCTACATGATCATGATGATACCTTGATCAAGGGTTTCTAA
- the LOC137834663 gene encoding putative pentatricopeptide repeat-containing protein At3g23330 isoform X2: MLDRKNMYSWNVMIASYAQNCMYADALVVFREFKFCGLRPDHYTLPPLFKASVGVDDSSIGSTCHGLVIRLGYEGYVVVANSVLEFYVKYGAVSQACCVFSNMLCTDSVTWNLMILGFGRAGLCSNAMHCFREMLSLGGMRVDFMTLPSVLNACGKEGDLLKVREVHGHVVRSFGFDVDAAIGNALIDVYGKCGCLKDSEKVFRTMHFLNLVTWTTMISCYGAHGKGEESLLLFKKMVDEGFRPNPVTLTAILTSCSRSGLIDQGKQIFSSICSDYGFEPTVEHYACMVDLLSRRGYLFEALELLQSVKSSETGSMWGALLAGCVMHKNVEVGEIAAHRLFQLEPNNASNYIALSGIYQSLGMVDSLSIIKAKMRDLGLVKIPACSWINIAGRIHIRSSGPVSSTSSDDLQNTNYLTNDQGVENLLHDHDDTLIKGF, from the coding sequence ATGCTCGACAGAAAGAACATGTACTCATGGAATGTCATGATTGCCTCCTATGCCCAGAATTGCATGTATGCCGATGCCTTGGTGGTTTTTCGCGAGTTCAAGTTCTGTGGCCTTAGGCCGGATCACTATACCCTGCCCCCATTGTTCAAGGCTTCTGTAGGAGTGGATGATTCTTCCATTGGTAGTACGTGTCATGGTTTGGTTATAAGGCTTGGGTATGAAGGATACGTTGTTGTGGCAAATTCTGTGCTTGAGTTTTATGTTAAGTATGGGGCTGTGTCTCAGGCTTGTTGTGTGTTTTCCAACATGTTATGTACGGATTCTGTGACGTGGAATTTGATGATCTTGGGGTTTGGAAGGGCCGGTTTGTGTTCAAATGCAATGCATTGTTTTAGGGAGATGCTAAGCTTGGGTGGGATGAGGGTGGATTTCATGACTCTTCCTAGCGTTTTGAATGCATGTGGAAAGGAAGGAGACTTGTTGAAGGTGAGAGAAGTCCATGGGCATGTAGTGAGAAGCTTTGGTTTTGATGTGGATGCTGCCATCGGGAATGCATTGATTGATGTGTATGGCAAGTGTGGATGCTTGAAAGATTCAGAAAAGGTTTTTAGGACAATGCACTTCCTGAATTTAGTCACGTGGACCACCATGATCTCTTGTTATGGGGCACATGGAAAGGGGGAGGAATCTCTTTTGCTATTTAAGAAAATGGTAGATGAAGGTTTTAGGCCAAACCCTGTCACCCTCACAGCAATCTTGACCAGTTGTAGCCGTTCAGGTCTGATAGATCAAGGCAAGCAGATTTTCAGCTCAATTTGTTCAGATTATGGATTTGAGCCTACTGTTGAGCATTATGCTTGTATGGTGGATCTTCTGAGCCGCCGTGGGTATCTTTTTGAAGCACTTGAGTTGTTACAAAGTGTTAAATCATCAGAAACAGGAAGCATGTGGGGTGCCCTTCTTGCTGGTTGTGTAATGCATAAAAATGTTGAAGTTGGAGAAATTGCAGCTCATCGACTATTCCAATTAGAACCAAATAATGCTAGCAACTACATAGCTTTGAGTGGTATCTATCAATCTCTTGGTATGGTAGATAGCTTGTCAATTATTAAAGCAAAAATGAGGGACTTAGGTTTGGTTAAAATTCCTGCTTGTAGCTGGATCAATATTGCTGGAAGAATCCACATTCGATCAAGCGGACCTGTCTCATCCACTAGCTCAGATGATTTGCAAAATACTAATTATTTGACTAATGATCAGGGAGTAGAAAATCTTCTACATGATCATGATGATACCTTGATCAAGGGTTTCTAA